In Carya illinoinensis cultivar Pawnee chromosome 16, C.illinoinensisPawnee_v1, whole genome shotgun sequence, a single window of DNA contains:
- the LOC122298834 gene encoding TMV resistance protein N-like — protein MTSAKLVKTPMSTLEKLSLLTGNLFEDPTLYRNTALVDKGISTFKDDGKIEIGIPISQELLDAIEKSSMAVIVLSRNYASSTWCLEELARIIECMKEREMRALPIFYQVDPSDVQHQTGTFVDALTGHEICFEKDSEKV, from the exons ATGACTTCTGCTAAGCTTGTTAAGACACCAATGTCAACATTAGAGAAGCTCAGTCTTCTTACTGGAAATTTGTTTGAAGATCCCACATTATACCGCAATACC GCTTTAGTTGATAAAGGGATTAGCACCTTTAAGGATGATGGAAAAATTGAGATTGGAATACCCATTTCCCAGGAACTTTTGGATGCAATTGAGAAATCGAGCATGGCAGTCATCGTGTTGTCAAGAAATTATGCATCTTCCACATGGTGCTTAGAAGAACTTGCAAGAATTATTGAATGCATGAAAGAGAGGGAGATGAGAGCTTTGCCCATTTTCTACCAGGTGGATCCTAGTGATGTGCAACATCAGACGGGCACTTTTGTAGATGCCCTTACCGGACATGAGATATGTTTTGAGAAGGACTCGGAGAAGGTGTGA